The genome window ACGCATGTTGATTTTCTTTCAAAAATTGATGAAAATTTAAAAGAAAAAGTATGGTTTGACAATAAATTTTGGCCTTTATATTAATTATAGGAGGAACAATATGAGCATAAGAGAGTTAAGAAAAGATATTTATTTTGTTGGTTCAATAGATTGGGATAGAAGGTTATTTGATGAATTAATACCTCTACCTGATGGAACAAGTTATAATTCATATTTAATTAATGCAGATGATAAAATTATCTTAATTGATAGTGTTGATCCAACAAAGAAAAACGAATTGATTAATAATCTAAAAGAATTAAATATTAATAAAATAGATTATATTATTTCACAACATGGAGAACAAGATCATTCTGGGACTATTCCTGATTTGTTAGAAATATATAAAGATGCAAAAGTTATAACAAACGAAAAGGGTAAAGAACTTTTGATAACTCATCTTCATATTAAAGAGGATAGATTTCACTTAATAAATGATGGTGAAATTTTAAAAATTGGAAATAAAACTTTCAAATTTATTTTTACCCCTTGGGTTCATTGGCCTGAAACTTTTGTTACATATTTAATTGAAGATAAAATTTTATTTACCTGCGATTTCTTTGGTTCACATAAAGCAACAAGTTCTATTTTTGTTGATAATTATGCAAAAGCAGAGGATAGTGCAAAAAGATACTATGCAGAAATTATGATGCCCTTTAAAAATATTATTGCAAAAAATCTTGAAAAAATAAAGGATATTGACTTCCAAATTATTGCACCAAGCCATGGATATGTTTATGATAAACCAGAATTTATAATAAATCTTTACAAAGATTGGGTTTCTGAAATAGTTAAAAACAAAATAACAATTCTTTTTGTATCTATGCACGGTAGTACTAAAAACATGGTTGATTATATAACTAAAAGATTTGTTGAAGAAGGTATTGAAACAAAAAGATTTAATTTAACAAACTCAGATTTAGGAGAAATAGCGATGTCATTGGTAGATAGTGCATCTGTTATACTTGCAACTCCAACTGTTTTAACTGGTCCCCATCCACTTGCACATTATGCCGCATATATTATGAATATATTAAAGCCAAAAACAAAATTTATTGGGTTAATCGGTTCATACGGGTGGGGAGGACAAACTGTTAATATAATTAAAGATATTTTAAAAAATTTAAAAGCTGAATATCTTGGTGATTTATTAGTAAAAGGAAACCCAACAGAAGAAGATTATAAAAAATTAAATGAATTTTGTAATTTATTTATTAACAAACATAAGGAATTAAATCTTTTATGAATTCAATTTTTTTACGAAAGTTAATTAAAAAATTTAATTCTATGAGATACCCTGAGTGTAAAGCTAAAACAATTAAAAATAGTAAAGACGAACTTATAATTGAGTTTAGTGGTACTGTTGCTTCATACTCATGTTGTTTTGATGAACATTTCAATGATTTAAAATATTTTTTTGAAGATAATGGTAATATTAAATTATATATTGATAATGTAAAAAGAAAAGATAATGAGAAATTTATAGTTAAATATAAATATAAACAAAATTAATTAAAGGAGGTGCCAAATGGCATCTGAACGTTTACTTGATTTATTAAATCAAGCAATTGCAAGAGAATTACAAGTTTCTATTCAGTACATGTGGCAACATGTTCAATGGAGAGGAGTTAAACATTTTGCTGTAATTGAAGAATTAAAAAATATATCAATACAAGAAATGAAACATGCTGAAATAA of Caldisericia bacterium contains these proteins:
- a CDS encoding FprA family A-type flavoprotein; this translates as MSIRELRKDIYFVGSIDWDRRLFDELIPLPDGTSYNSYLINADDKIILIDSVDPTKKNELINNLKELNINKIDYIISQHGEQDHSGTIPDLLEIYKDAKVITNEKGKELLITHLHIKEDRFHLINDGEILKIGNKTFKFIFTPWVHWPETFVTYLIEDKILFTCDFFGSHKATSSIFVDNYAKAEDSAKRYYAEIMMPFKNIIAKNLEKIKDIDFQIIAPSHGYVYDKPEFIINLYKDWVSEIVKNKITILFVSMHGSTKNMVDYITKRFVEEGIETKRFNLTNSDLGEIAMSLVDSASVILATPTVLTGPHPLAHYAAYIMNILKPKTKFIGLIGSYGWGGQTVNIIKDILKNLKAEYLGDLLVKGNPTEEDYKKLNEFCNLFINKHKELNLL